From one Paenibacillus terrae HPL-003 genomic stretch:
- a CDS encoding pyridoxal phosphate-dependent aminotransferase, with translation MSNFSIPSADVMKQLPTQFFATLVQNVNREIAAGHDVINLGQGNPDTPTPPHIVKALQESADNPLYHKYSPFRGYGFLKEAVAQRYQEDYGVTLDPETEVAILFGGKTGLVQLPQVLLNPGDVCLVPDPGYPDYWSGVALAKAEMSFLPLKEENRFLPDYEAISEEDRSRAKLMFLNYPNNPTSATAPLSFYEETVEFAKRNGIVVASDFAYGAIGFDGERPVSFLQADGAKDVGIEFYTLSKTYNMAGWRVGFALGNAEIISMINLLQDHIYVSLFGGIQAAAATALTSSQDCVGELVARYESRRNAFYDALGQIGWKAKRPSGSFFSWLPVPQGYTSASFADLLLREAKVAVAPGIGFGSGGEGYVRAGLLSSDARLIEAAERIGKLKLFR, from the coding sequence ATGAGCAATTTTTCCATTCCCTCCGCTGATGTGATGAAGCAGTTGCCCACTCAATTTTTTGCCACACTCGTACAAAATGTAAATCGTGAAATTGCGGCAGGGCATGATGTCATTAATCTTGGACAGGGGAACCCGGATACACCTACCCCACCTCATATTGTAAAGGCCTTGCAGGAATCAGCGGATAACCCGCTGTATCATAAATATTCGCCTTTTCGCGGTTACGGCTTTCTCAAGGAAGCCGTTGCCCAGCGCTATCAGGAGGATTACGGTGTGACACTCGACCCGGAAACCGAGGTCGCTATCCTGTTTGGCGGAAAAACAGGCTTGGTGCAGCTACCGCAGGTCTTACTCAATCCCGGCGATGTTTGTCTCGTGCCTGATCCTGGCTATCCGGATTACTGGTCTGGCGTAGCCTTGGCTAAAGCGGAAATGTCCTTTCTCCCATTGAAGGAAGAGAACCGTTTTCTGCCCGATTATGAAGCCATTTCCGAGGAAGACCGCAGTCGCGCCAAGCTGATGTTCCTCAATTATCCGAATAATCCAACCTCGGCCACCGCGCCTCTTTCCTTCTATGAGGAAACGGTTGAATTTGCGAAGCGTAACGGCATTGTGGTGGCCAGTGATTTTGCCTATGGCGCTATCGGCTTTGACGGCGAACGTCCGGTGAGCTTCCTTCAAGCCGATGGGGCCAAGGACGTAGGGATTGAGTTTTATACCCTGTCCAAAACGTACAATATGGCGGGCTGGCGCGTCGGTTTCGCGCTCGGCAATGCCGAAATCATCTCGATGATTAACCTGCTACAGGATCATATTTATGTAAGCCTGTTTGGCGGCATTCAGGCAGCGGCCGCCACTGCTCTCACGTCCTCGCAGGACTGCGTGGGCGAGCTGGTTGCACGCTATGAATCGCGCCGCAACGCTTTTTATGATGCGCTTGGGCAAATTGGCTGGAAGGCGAAGCGTCCCAGCGGCTCCTTTTTTAGCTGGTTGCCCGTGCCGCAGGGCTATACCTCAGCTTCCTTTGCCGATCTGCTGCTGCGGGAAGCCAAGGTGGCTGTCGCTCCGGGGATTGGCTTCGGTAGCGGCGGTGAAGGATATGTGCGGGCAGGGCTGCTAAGCTCAGACGCTCGACTGATTGAAGCGGCTGAACGAATCGGCAAGCTGAAACTGTTTCGTTAA
- the hydG gene encoding [FeFe] hydrogenase H-cluster radical SAM maturase HydG, whose product MSEVREKVSADFINEAEIMAAVEQGKQEATDRNRILDILEKGRACRGLSATEAAALLHVDDPELLEEMFRSSRAVKEQIYGNRIVLFAPLYVSNHCVNNCEYCGYKHTNDSFTRSRLTPEELVEEVRVLQEMGHKRLALEAGEDPLHCSIDYIVDCLRQIYDVKVDNGSIRRVNVNIAATTEEDYRKLVEVGIGTYILFQETYHRESYRKYHLQGPKRNYDWHTTAMDRAMRAGIDDVGIGVLYGLYDFRYETIAMLKHAEHLEEVFGCGPHTVSVPRLRPAENVDPERYPYLVSDEDFMKIVAVLRLAVPYAGMILSTREESEFRDRVIGLGVSQISAGSATGVGAYARQETDDKPQFEVGDHRSPMEIIKSLCRGGYMPSYCTACYREGRTGDRFMELAKSGQIHNVCQPNSLLTFQEYLLDYGDEEARELGAAALRDNLERIPRESARRLTLKKLERLEAGERDLYF is encoded by the coding sequence GTGAGTGAAGTACGGGAGAAAGTGTCGGCGGATTTCATTAATGAGGCAGAGATTATGGCAGCGGTGGAGCAGGGGAAGCAGGAAGCAACGGATCGAAACCGTATTTTAGACATTTTGGAGAAGGGAAGAGCTTGCCGGGGGTTGAGTGCGACTGAAGCGGCGGCTCTTTTGCATGTGGATGATCCTGAACTGCTGGAGGAAATGTTTAGATCCTCACGGGCGGTGAAAGAGCAGATTTACGGCAATCGGATTGTGCTGTTTGCCCCTCTATATGTAAGTAACCACTGTGTTAATAACTGCGAATATTGCGGCTATAAGCATACCAATGACAGCTTTACCCGTAGCCGTTTGACACCGGAGGAACTGGTCGAGGAGGTCAGAGTGCTTCAGGAAATGGGGCATAAGCGACTCGCACTGGAAGCGGGGGAAGACCCGCTCCATTGTTCTATTGATTATATCGTCGATTGCCTGCGTCAGATTTACGATGTGAAGGTAGACAATGGAAGTATCCGGCGGGTTAATGTCAATATTGCGGCAACGACGGAGGAGGATTATCGGAAGCTTGTGGAGGTTGGGATCGGAACGTATATTTTGTTCCAGGAAACGTATCACCGCGAAAGCTACCGCAAATATCATCTTCAAGGGCCAAAACGGAATTATGACTGGCACACGACTGCCATGGACCGTGCTATGCGGGCAGGGATAGACGACGTGGGTATCGGTGTGCTGTATGGTTTATACGATTTCCGTTATGAGACGATAGCCATGCTTAAGCATGCTGAGCATCTGGAGGAAGTGTTTGGCTGCGGTCCTCACACTGTTTCTGTTCCCCGGCTTCGTCCGGCTGAAAATGTGGACCCGGAGCGCTATCCGTATTTGGTGAGCGACGAGGATTTTATGAAAATTGTAGCGGTTCTTCGGCTGGCTGTACCTTATGCGGGGATGATCCTGTCCACGCGTGAGGAGTCGGAATTCAGGGACCGTGTCATTGGTTTGGGTGTATCGCAAATCAGTGCAGGTTCTGCTACTGGTGTAGGAGCATATGCAAGACAAGAGACGGATGATAAGCCCCAGTTCGAAGTTGGGGACCATCGCTCGCCGATGGAAATCATCAAAAGCCTGTGCCGTGGCGGATATATGCCGAGCTACTGCACAGCCTGCTACCGTGAAGGACGTACGGGGGATCGATTCATGGAGCTTGCCAAATCAGGGCAGATTCATAATGTATGCCAGCCCAATTCGCTGCTGACCTTTCAGGAATATCTGCTGGACTATGGGGATGAAGAGGCTCGCGAGCTGGGGGCTGCCGCCCTGCGTGATAATCTGGAGCGTATCCCGCGCGAATCTGCACGTCGTTTGACACTGAAAAAGCTGGAACGCTTGGAAGCGGGCGAGCGGGATTTGTATTTTTAG
- a CDS encoding LysR family transcriptional regulator: MEFRQLQYTLQIAAEKNFSRAAEKLHIAQPSLSQQLSKLEKELGVLLFQRNTSAVELTHAGASFVEKAKKIVDAVEQLRQEMDDISQLRKGKVVVGSMPITGSHLLPHVLPVFKKAHPDIEIVLVEDSSMNLEKKTASGDTDLSLLSLPLVEPTLSYVPIGEEWIDLAVPPGHPLALRKNGDQPQPVHLEELKDEPFVVLKKGQGFRKLTMDLCHQAGFEPNVVFESTNMETLQSLVATGMGVTLVPRFIARAASSEFVPALLPLAEPTPSRTLAIAYRNGRYLSKAAEAFIETFRETVKQLSEK; the protein is encoded by the coding sequence ATGGAATTCAGACAGCTTCAATACACCCTGCAAATTGCAGCGGAAAAAAACTTCTCACGCGCAGCGGAAAAACTGCACATTGCCCAGCCGTCCTTGAGCCAGCAATTGTCCAAACTGGAAAAAGAGCTTGGAGTGCTGTTATTTCAACGCAATACAAGCGCGGTGGAATTAACGCATGCAGGAGCAAGCTTTGTGGAAAAAGCGAAAAAGATCGTCGACGCAGTCGAGCAACTCCGACAGGAAATGGACGATATTTCTCAGCTGCGCAAAGGGAAGGTCGTCGTCGGCAGTATGCCTATCACAGGTTCCCATTTGCTGCCGCATGTGCTGCCTGTGTTTAAGAAGGCTCACCCGGACATTGAAATTGTTTTGGTCGAGGATTCATCCATGAATCTGGAGAAAAAAACAGCCAGCGGCGATACCGACCTCAGCCTGCTTTCTCTCCCGTTAGTAGAACCGACACTTTCCTATGTGCCCATCGGTGAAGAATGGATTGATCTTGCTGTTCCCCCAGGTCACCCGTTGGCTCTGCGCAAAAACGGCGACCAGCCGCAGCCTGTACATTTGGAAGAGCTGAAAGACGAGCCTTTTGTCGTCCTGAAAAAAGGGCAGGGCTTCCGCAAGCTGACGATGGATTTGTGCCATCAAGCGGGCTTTGAGCCGAATGTAGTGTTTGAAAGCACTAATATGGAAACCCTTCAATCGCTCGTAGCAACAGGGATGGGAGTGACACTTGTGCCTCGTTTTATCGCCCGGGCCGCCAGCAGCGAATTTGTTCCGGCATTGCTGCCACTGGCTGAACCCACGCCAAGCCGCACTCTGGCTATTGCGTATCGGAATGGGCGTTATTTATCCAAAGCCGCCGAGGCTTTTATTGAAACCTTCCGTGAAACGGTCAAACAGCTTTCCGAAAAGTAG
- a CDS encoding carbon-nitrogen family hydrolase — protein sequence MTYHEAQPFSVALIQAHIELGNPPENRNHIRTLMEQAVTSELKPDLIVLPEMWNTGYALDRIHELADQEGAETRKWISAFAVTHQVNVVAGSIAEKKSDGHVYNTMLVFDRTGVEVASYSKIHLFRLMDEEKYLQPGEEKVLFTLDGGIQAGASICYDIRFPELARSLALSGANLLIVPAEWPHPRLHHWRTLLTARAIENQMYVIACNRIGRSGDTDFFGHSLIIDPWGEIIAEGGEQEDIITGTIESALVQDVRGRIPVFEDRRPSLYDL from the coding sequence TTGACGTATCATGAAGCTCAGCCGTTCAGTGTTGCACTCATACAAGCTCATATTGAACTGGGGAACCCCCCGGAAAACCGCAATCATATTCGTACGTTAATGGAACAAGCGGTGACATCTGAACTGAAGCCGGACCTGATTGTACTGCCGGAAATGTGGAACACGGGGTATGCGCTGGACCGCATTCATGAGCTGGCGGATCAGGAAGGGGCAGAAACTCGGAAATGGATATCGGCATTCGCTGTCACTCATCAGGTGAACGTGGTAGCCGGATCTATAGCGGAGAAGAAAAGCGACGGTCATGTGTACAATACAATGCTCGTTTTTGACCGGACAGGCGTAGAGGTTGCTTCATATTCCAAAATTCATTTGTTCCGCCTTATGGATGAAGAAAAATATTTGCAGCCTGGCGAGGAAAAGGTTTTATTCACGTTGGATGGAGGGATTCAGGCGGGTGCGTCGATCTGCTATGACATCCGTTTTCCCGAACTAGCCCGCAGTCTAGCCCTGTCTGGCGCAAATTTGCTTATCGTACCTGCGGAATGGCCTCATCCCCGGCTTCATCACTGGCGCACTTTGCTGACTGCACGGGCTATTGAAAATCAAATGTACGTCATCGCCTGTAACCGGATAGGTCGCAGCGGGGATACGGATTTCTTCGGGCATTCCCTCATTATTGATCCATGGGGGGAAATTATTGCCGAGGGCGGGGAGCAGGAGGACATCATCACAGGAACGATTGAATCAGCCTTGGTGCAGGATGTACGTGGGCGTATTCCAGTATTCGAGGACCGTCGTCCTTCTCTGTATGATCTGTAA
- the hydE gene encoding [FeFe] hydrogenase H-cluster radical SAM maturase HydE — protein MADGKEWTHTEMTELLVRLEEEPTVRAQLRKLAVRIKMERYGKGVFLRGLIEFSSICRQDCMYCGLRASNKQADRYRLRPEEILACCAEGYELGYRTFVLQSGEDYWFTAARLAKLIREIKSRFTDVAVTLSIGERDDETYALLYEAGADRFLLRHETASPRLYAKLHPTMTIESRRSRLLALQRIGFQIGAGCMVGLPGQTNSDLADDLVYLHSLSPDMIGIGPFLPHSNTPLRDASQGSMEKALDMVSLSRLVVPDALIPASTAMGTIHPQGREKALQAGANVVMPNLSPLAVRPKYAIYENKICLGDESAQCRHCLELRIRGAGFEVDMGRGDSLRVQRQLLSQ, from the coding sequence CTGGCTGACGGCAAGGAATGGACGCATACGGAAATGACGGAGCTGCTGGTACGTCTGGAGGAAGAGCCGACGGTGCGGGCACAGTTACGAAAATTGGCAGTTCGCATCAAAATGGAGCGTTACGGTAAAGGTGTATTTTTACGTGGATTAATTGAGTTCTCCAGCATATGTCGTCAGGACTGCATGTATTGCGGGCTGCGGGCCTCGAATAAGCAGGCGGATCGCTACCGTTTGCGACCGGAAGAAATTTTGGCCTGTTGCGCGGAGGGGTATGAGCTGGGATATCGGACCTTTGTGCTGCAAAGTGGCGAAGATTACTGGTTCACGGCAGCCCGGCTGGCGAAACTGATTCGGGAGATCAAAAGCCGTTTTACCGATGTGGCCGTTACACTGTCCATTGGTGAGCGGGATGATGAAACCTATGCGTTATTATACGAGGCGGGGGCGGACCGCTTTTTGCTGCGGCATGAGACGGCTTCACCGCGTTTGTACGCCAAGCTGCATCCGACGATGACGATAGAAAGCAGGCGCAGTCGTCTGCTGGCCTTGCAGCGGATCGGATTTCAGATCGGGGCTGGATGTATGGTTGGTTTACCGGGACAAACGAACAGTGATTTGGCAGATGATCTGGTCTATTTGCACAGCTTGTCGCCGGATATGATCGGAATTGGCCCGTTTTTACCGCATAGTAATACGCCGCTCCGGGATGCCAGCCAGGGAAGTATGGAAAAGGCACTGGATATGGTTTCGTTGTCCCGGTTGGTCGTTCCAGATGCGCTTATTCCAGCATCCACGGCGATGGGAACGATTCATCCCCAAGGCCGGGAGAAGGCGCTTCAGGCGGGAGCGAACGTAGTTATGCCCAATTTGTCGCCACTTGCAGTGAGGCCGAAGTATGCCATTTATGAAAATAAAATATGCTTGGGCGATGAATCTGCCCAGTGTCGACATTGCCTGGAGCTGCGCATCCGTGGAGCGGGGTTTGAAGTCGATATGGGGCGTGGCGATAGTTTGAGGGTGCAGCGACAACTCTTAAGTCAATGA
- a CDS encoding alkaline phosphatase, giving the protein MLKCWGIHTKKSVAALVATMMLAVSGGTAMAVEKDTSIKNVIILIPDGMANDATALARWYKGSSLTLDSMASGMVRTHSADAPIADSAPAGTAFATGHKSHTGYVGVLPDEATMPGQQAIASGDAKKPVASILEASKLAGKSTGIIATSEIMHATPADFTAHYPDRKNYDALSMQQAYNGVDVVLGGGAKFLEAAGRKDGQDLVAQIKDQGYDYVTTPEGLKKSTSSKLWGSFSPEALAYNLDRDASKEPSLAEMTTKAIDVLSKNDKGFFLMVEGSKVDWAAHANDPTGIISDVLSFDDAVKVALDYAKQNQNTVVVAVTDHGNGGLTIGSSNTTSNYDKTPLASFIDPLKKAKLTGEGLEAKLNADRSNIKEVLSTYFGITDLTDEEVKTIKEAKEGSMNYAVGPIISKRANIGWTTGGHTGGDVVLYTYAPNGDRPSGVIDNTDVNKYMTRVLGLDLDTVSKQLFVPAKAAFEAKGAKFTADTKVITVTKGSNKLELPVYKNIATLNGKNSALNGVVVYNGVDYFVPQQAVDLIQ; this is encoded by the coding sequence ATGTTAAAATGTTGGGGGATACATACGAAAAAATCAGTGGCTGCACTCGTAGCGACCATGATGTTAGCAGTAAGCGGCGGGACAGCGATGGCAGTTGAAAAGGACACGTCGATTAAAAATGTAATTATTCTTATTCCGGACGGTATGGCTAATGATGCCACTGCACTGGCTAGATGGTATAAAGGTTCTTCCTTAACGTTAGACAGCATGGCAAGTGGTATGGTGCGTACGCATTCTGCGGATGCTCCGATAGCAGATTCTGCTCCAGCGGGGACCGCGTTTGCCACAGGACACAAATCCCACACCGGCTATGTAGGCGTCCTTCCAGACGAAGCGACCATGCCCGGACAACAAGCGATTGCATCTGGCGATGCCAAGAAGCCCGTAGCTTCCATTCTGGAGGCTTCCAAGCTGGCAGGTAAATCGACCGGGATTATTGCTACCTCGGAGATTATGCATGCAACACCAGCTGATTTTACCGCTCATTACCCTGATCGTAAAAATTATGATGCACTCAGCATGCAGCAAGCCTATAACGGGGTTGATGTGGTATTAGGTGGAGGCGCCAAGTTTCTGGAGGCAGCAGGACGTAAGGACGGCCAAGATTTGGTCGCTCAGATTAAAGACCAGGGCTATGATTATGTCACGACACCTGAAGGGTTGAAAAAATCTACTTCCAGCAAGCTGTGGGGCAGCTTCTCCCCAGAAGCCCTTGCGTATAACCTGGACCGTGATGCATCCAAGGAACCCAGTTTGGCGGAAATGACAACTAAAGCGATTGATGTGTTGTCCAAAAACGACAAAGGCTTCTTCCTGATGGTAGAAGGCAGTAAAGTAGACTGGGCCGCACATGCAAACGATCCGACGGGGATAATCAGTGACGTACTTTCGTTTGACGATGCTGTAAAAGTGGCTTTGGACTACGCCAAGCAAAACCAAAATACCGTTGTTGTAGCAGTAACCGACCATGGAAACGGTGGACTGACGATTGGCAGTAGCAACACCACAAGCAATTATGACAAAACGCCTTTAGCTTCCTTTATAGACCCACTGAAAAAAGCGAAGCTGACGGGTGAAGGATTGGAAGCCAAGCTGAATGCAGATCGCAGCAACATTAAAGAGGTGTTGTCGACGTATTTTGGAATTACGGATCTGACGGATGAAGAAGTAAAAACGATCAAAGAAGCCAAAGAAGGCAGCATGAACTATGCGGTCGGACCGATCATTAGCAAACGCGCAAATATTGGCTGGACTACAGGTGGTCATACAGGTGGGGATGTTGTGCTGTACACGTATGCGCCAAACGGAGACCGTCCATCCGGCGTGATCGACAACACGGATGTCAATAAATACATGACACGTGTGCTCGGACTGGATTTGGATACCGTGAGCAAGCAATTATTTGTTCCTGCAAAAGCCGCTTTTGAAGCTAAAGGTGCCAAGTTCACTGCGGATACGAAGGTGATTACAGTGACTAAGGGCAGCAATAAGCTGGAGCTTCCGGTATACAAAAATATCGCCACGTTAAATGGTAAAAATTCAGCACTGAACGGTGTTGTCGTATATAACGGCGTTGATTATTTTGTACCACAGCAGGCGGTTGATTTAATTCAATAA